TACTGTCAACTGGGGTCAAATTGAATTTCTCAGTGTACACCTTGCAGGTACCGTTACCAGCAGATTCCACCGCGACGCCACTACCAACGACACAAACAGCGCTGGATAATTTAGCGGCCGTCGGTTACGATATGCACGATATTAGTTCGTTTAAACTGGGTTATCATTGGTCAGTCAATTCTAGTTCAGCTTCAGTCATTGACCTGACACCAACTTATTATTTCAAATATAATGGCAAGTGGCAGAGTTACGAACAGTTATTAAATGCGACACCAAGTACGGATGAGGGGAGTGCGAGCTAATGGATTTTAAACGGATCGAAGTTATCTTCTTGATCGTTTTTGTCTGTTTGAACATTTTCCTGTTCACGTCGTATAAGCAGAATCAGCACGTTGAAACAGTTAATAATGACGATGTTAGTCAAAGTACGATGATTTTACGGGAAATGCATGAGGATCAGATCACGATCCCTAAGTTAGCAACTAAAGTGCATTCAGGCTACTATTTATCCAGCCAACCTAATGAAACTTTGCAAAATGCGAGCCAAAAGTTGCAAAATCAGCGGTATAGCTTTAGTAATGATCGCTTATATAGCCGGCTAGTACGGCCGATCAATGCCAAAAATGGCAAATATACGGAAGAACTAAAAGAGATCCTGGCTAATCCACGGATGATTGCTTTTGGCAAACATTATCGATATTCTAAATTATTCTCGACAACTGATCGCATCGTGTACACGCAAAAACTGCCGGAAGGTAATTTGTATGATGCCCATGGTGAAATCATTTTCCAAATCTCTGGCAAACAAATTGTCAGTTACGAGCAAACTTATATCAATAAAGTTACCACTTTACGTGAAAAAGAAGCAACGATCACTGAAAAACAAGCAGTATTGGCACTTTACAATAACAATGCGATTGCTAACGGTGCCACTATTAAGTGGACGACATTAGGTTATTCACGATTACTGGATGCAAATAATAGTTCAGTTTACATTCCAACTTGGTTCATTGCCGTGGAAAATAAAAACAGCGGTAATGTGCAGATCAAACGCATCAATGCCTTTTCTAGTGTATTGATGAAAGCCACTGATGATGCGAATTTATCCAGTTCGACCAGTAGCTAGAGTGTGGCATTATGCGTAAAAGTAAGTATAATAGACTTGATTAAGTGATAAAAATTACAGTAGATATAAGAGTAAACGTGCGTAAAAAACAAGCTATTAGGTAGTTTTTCGCGCACTCTGGAATGGAGAACAAGCATGGTGCAAAATGACGATCAGATGAAGATCAGTATTTTAAGTAGTGGTAGCACCGGCAATGTGACGTACATTGAGACGCCGCAGCGTAAAGTGTTAGTTGATGCCGGCTTGAGTGGCAAAAAAATTGAAGGCCTAATGCAGTCGATCGGTCGCGATATGACTGATGTTGACGATTTATTGGTTACTCATGAGCACACCGATCACATTAAGAGTGTCGGTATTTTGGCGCGGCGCTATCCGCAGCTCAATGTTTATGCTAACCAGCCAACTTGGGATGCAATGCTACCAACGATCGGTAAAGTTCCCGTTGCCCAGCAACATATTTTTGAAATGGGTGCGCTGAAAAGCTTTGCTGATTTAGATATTCAAAGCTTCGGCGTCTCCCATGATGCGGCTGCACCACAGTTCTATGAGTTCCAACATAATGGCAAGACCTTTGTTATTTTAACTGATACCGGCTACGTTTCTGAACGCTTAAGCGCGCAGATCAGCGATGCCGATGCGTACTTATTTGAATGTAATCATGATGTAGAAATGCTGCGGATGGGAATGTACCCTTGGCCATTGAAGCAGCGCATCCTTGGTGATAAGGGGCATTTAAGTAATGAAGCTGGTGCCGATGGGCTAATGGATGTTATTGGTAATCGCACGAAAAACGTCTTTTTAGGCCATCGTAGCTTGCATAATAACATGAAAGAACTTTGCCATTTAACTGTGGCATCAATGTTGAAGCAACATGACTTTGGTGTTGGTCATGATTTTAATTTATACGATACGGAGCCGGACGCGGCTTTACCGTTGTTAAGCCTCTAATTTGAGTGTTATTTAATCGCAACTTTTTCAATATTTTTTCAATAATTTACGCTATTCTAATTGTATAAGAAAAAACTGAAAAAAACTGGAGGTTTGTTATGAGACAGTCAAATAGTTTAGTTAAGACAGCAATCGTGGCGGTAGTGGCGGCGGTTATTGGTGGGGGCGTCGTTTATGGCGGCGTAAACTTGATCGGCGATAGCAGTTCCAATGGAAGCGTCGTTAACACGAAAAAATCAGGCACGACTGAGGTTAGTAATGTTAAAGTTAGTACGAATTCACAAGTTTCCAATGTGTTTAAACATACGAAAAATGCCGTTGTTTCTGTAATTAATTTACAAAGTCAAAGTAGTAGTGATGATGGTGGCTTAAGTGAATTTTTCGGCGGTAGTAGTTCAGATTCATCATCAAGTTCGTCTGGCAGTTCCAGCAGTAATTTGGAAGAATATAGTGAAGGTTCAGGCGTTATCTATAAAAAGTCTGATGGCAAAGCCTATATTGTAACCAATAATCACGTGGTTTCTGGTTCACAGAAGCTAGAGGTTATCTTGAGTGACGGTACTAAGTTAACTGCTAAAAAAGTCGGTACCGATTCAGTGACTGATTTGGCGGTATTGAGTATTGATGCCGATAAAGTTACACAGGTAGCGAGCTTCGGCGATTCTGACAGCATCAAAGTTGGTGAACCAGCCATTGCGATCGGCTCACCTTTAGGTTCAGAATATGCGACTTCAGTCACTCAGGGGATCATTTCCGCGAAGAATCGGACGGTAGCCGTAACTGATGAAACTACTGGTCAGGAGACTGGGGAAGCAACGGTTATCCAAACCGACGCCGCGATTAACTCCGGAAACTCTGGTGGCCCACTGCTAAATATCCAAGGACAAATTATTGGGATCAACTCAATGAAATTAAGCAGTTCTGGTAGTTCTAGTACCGCTACAGTTGAAGGGATGGGCTTTGCTATTCCAAGTAACGAAGTCGTCAAGATCATCGATCAATTAGTTACTAACGGTAAGATCGTACGCCCAGCGTTAGGTGTTTCGATGGCTGATCTATCCAACATTTCCGCAGCCCAACAAAAATCGATCCTTGAATTACCGGCGAGTGTTACTGGCGGGGTCGTTCTAATGTCCGTCACTAGCAACGCACCAGCAGCCAATGCCGGCTTGAAGAAGTATGATGTCATCACTTCATTAGGTGGTAAAAAGGTTACGGATAGTGCAGATCTACGGACAGAATTGTACAATCACAACGTCGGCGATAAAGTGGCAGTTGAATATTATCGCAATGGCACTAAGAAATCGGCAACGATCACATTAAATGAAAATACTAGTCAGCTCAAAGTCACTGACTAAATCAATCTGGAGAACTCACTGCATTAAGGTGGGTTCTTTTTTTATTAAATTTAGCGCGCAAATTCAGCGTAGCTTAGGTCGATTTCTGGTGGGAGAACCTGAACGTTCGGTAACTAAAATAATGGTTTAGTAAAACGTAAGCGGATAAGCCACCAATAATTACTTGTTTATTGGCTGAGACGACCAAACCAAAAATAAACGTTAATGTTAAGAAATAGCATTGTCAATGTTTATAAAAGTTGTGAACAGCTTTTTACACAGCTGTGGATAACTTTAAATTGCCGGAATAACGCAAAATTAGCTGGTTATAGTTATCCACATGTCGAAAAATGATCTGTGCGTAACTTTATAATTAAACTGCTTATTTTGCCATAGAAGTCTGATATAATAATGATCATAAATGAATAAGCGCGCTTTTGCGAACAATAAATAAAATGTGGATAACTTTTAAATAAAAAAATAGTCGTTTTTTTGTCTCACAGGATTTAGTACGCGAAAAAAAGTTCGCCACCATATTTAGCTGTCGGAGTTGTCAACATGTTAATAACTCCTGTGTATAAGTTGTGCATTTTGGTGCGTTACTGTGAATTAATTTTTGTGAGTTAGCGCGCTGAAAATAATGGAGGAATTTTATGCTGAATATAAAAATAATTGGCGTGGGTAAATTAAAGGAAAAATATCTGAAACAAGGTATTGCTGAATACGCCAAACGGCTCGATACTTTTTGTAAATTGGAATTAGTTGAAGTTGCCGACGAAAAGGCGCCAGAAAAATTAAGCGCCGCTGAGATGGCTACAGTCAAAGAAAAAGAGGGCGCGCGGATCCTCGCGAAAATTAAGGAGCGCGAATACGTTTATGCGCTAGCCATCGAAGGCAAGCAGCGTGCTTCTGAAGAATTTGCGGCTGAACTAGATCATTTGGCAACGTATGGGCACTCAGCAATCACTTTTGTCATCGGTGGCTCGCTTGGTTTGGCGCCGGCCGTGATGAAGCGTAGCGATGATCAACTCAGTTTCGGTAAGCTGACGCTGCCGCACCAATTGATGCGGTTAGTGCTGATCGAGCAGGTTTATCGGGGATTTATGATCAATCAGGGATCTCCTTATCATAAATAATAACCAGCACGCTAGCGCTAATTTTCTACTATAAACTTACGTTGTCAAAATATTTTGACAACGAACCGCCTTGCTTGTCCAGCTATTTTGATGGTACGTTGAACCTATCATTGAGACAATTCTGAATGAGGAGGCGCGGGAAATGAACCTTGGCAAACAGATCTCAGCTCATCGTAAAAAAATGGGTTTATCACAAGATAATTTAGCTGCAAAGATATATGTGTCGCGGCAAACTATTTCAAATTGGGAAACGGGACGCAGTTACCCTGATGTGGAAAATCTGTTGTTGTTAAGTACACTTTTCGGCACTTCCTTAGATGAATTAGTTAAAGGGGATGTACCGCAAATGAAGCAAAAAATTAGCCAAGCAAAATTTGATCGCGATGCACACGGCATGCTTTTATTTTTTGTACTGGCAATGGTAATGGTTGGTTGGGCTGTGTTCTTACCGATACCATGGTGGTGGTTATTGCCGGTAATATTTTGGTTGGTCAGTTTGTTTTTTGGATTTAGAATTGAAAAAGTCAAACATGAAAAGAATATTCAGACTTATCAGGAGATCGTAGCATTTATGGCAGATCAAGATCTTACTAAGGTTAGGGCTAAGCGTAATTGGGTCAAAGATTCATTGAATAAAGTGGTGATCATGTTTATCTTTGCCGTTGTAGGTGGTTTAATTGCATTGATCAGCACACTGCCCTATTTCTTAATGCATTAAAGCAATTAGTTCCTTTAAATTAGAAAAACCAGCGCGACCTATAAAATTAGGGTAGCGCTGGTTTTTAATTAGTTTACAATACCCAGTTTGATCATCGATTGCACGGTGACGATAATTACTTCTTTGGCTGGTCGGCAGTGCCAAACTAGCAAATTGGTGGTTAGCAGTACTGGTTTCAGCGTATAGGTCGGCGACTGAGTAACACTGGGTTAGTTTTGGTGGGATATTAGCAACAAATTCAGGAAAGGCGGGTGCGTAAAATGTTAATAGCTTCTAACATCGAGTAAATTTCACTGGTAGTTGCGAGGAAACGTTGTCTGGTTGCCTGTGGTTTAGTCATTTATCAGCAGCAAGAGACTTTAGCCCAAATGCATGAACTGATTGGTCAGTTATAACAGGCGACTATGACCGCAATGATCGCACCTAAATCGGTATTTGAGCCACACTACTTCCAGTAGTACAATCAAAGTCAGAAGTACTAAAATCAAAGGACTGATTGGATGAAGATCGAAGAAGGTTACATGCCGTTTCGCGGTTACAAAACTTATTATCGAATCGTTGGTGAACCCAGCAAGGATAAAGCCCCCTTGCTGTTGATCCATGGTGGTCCTGGTTCTTCGCATAATTATTTTGAATTAATGGATGATTATGCAGAAACCGGCCGGCAGTTGATCATGTACGATCAAGTTGGCTGTGGTAAGTCATCGTTGCCAGAGGACGAAAGTGTGTACATCAAGGAGACTTGGGCGGAAGAATTGGTCGCTTTGCGTCGGTATCTGCATCTCGATGAACTGCATATGTTGGGGCAATCTTGGGGCGGTATGCTCGAGATGCTTTATTTGACCCAATACGACCAAACCGGTATTAAAAGTGTCATGATCGATGGCTCACCGGCTTCGATCAAATTATGGACTCAGGAACAACATCGTTTGATCTCCTATTTAAGTTATGAAGATCGCGAAGCCATCGCTGAAGCTGAGCGTACCGGTGACTTCTCAGGACCAAAGTATTTGGCGGCAAATGATCGTTATATGGAGCGTTACTGCTGGGATGATCCGGATGAAAATTCGCCAGAACCGTTGCGGCGGCCAACTAACGGTAAGCGTGCCAGTTTGATTGCCGAAGGGCCGAACGAATTTACTGAAAACGGGACGATCAGTGATTTTGAAATTACCGATCAGCTGAAAAAGATTCACGTGCCGGTTTTAGTAACTAACGGTACCGATGATTTGTGTACGCCATTGATCGCCAAATCAGTTTATGATCACATTCCTGGTGCTAAGTGGCATTTATTTGCTAACAGCCGCCACTTAGCATTGTTAGATCAACATGATGAGTTTATTAGTGTCCTCGACCAGTGGTTAGCGGCCAACGACTGATCAAAAAACCATCTTTGTTTTAGATCTTCGTGAATACTGATGGCATGGCTGATTGAGATATCAGTAACAGCGGCGCCAGCAGGTTAATAAAAAAGCAATATTGCGTTTGTGAAGGCAAGAACTGGTGTGTATTTTTTTAACGGCACTAGTCAGTGCAAGCGTATGGGGCAATAAAGTCAAACCAGTCAGGACAACCATTTCATGCCAATAATTGTTTTCCATAATGTATTTCTCTTTTGGTTTAATCATACTATTTTGTAAATGAGCTAAATGTAGTTTTTTATGAAAAATTATTCGGGAAAATACGATTAGAATTATTTGTTCAGTTTTAGCCACACCAGTATACGTGTATACTGGTTTTATAAATAATAGTCG
This is a stretch of genomic DNA from Loigolactobacillus coryniformis subsp. coryniformis KCTC 3167 = DSM 20001. It encodes these proteins:
- a CDS encoding two-component system regulatory protein YycI; translated protein: MDFKRIEVIFLIVFVCLNIFLFTSYKQNQHVETVNNDDVSQSTMILREMHEDQITIPKLATKVHSGYYLSSQPNETLQNASQKLQNQRYSFSNDRLYSRLVRPINAKNGKYTEELKEILANPRMIAFGKHYRYSKLFSTTDRIVYTQKLPEGNLYDAHGEIIFQISGKQIVSYEQTYINKVTTLREKEATITEKQAVLALYNNNAIANGATIKWTTLGYSRLLDANNSSVYIPTWFIAVENKNSGNVQIKRINAFSSVLMKATDDANLSSSTSS
- a CDS encoding MBL fold metallo-hydrolase; the protein is MVQNDDQMKISILSSGSTGNVTYIETPQRKVLVDAGLSGKKIEGLMQSIGRDMTDVDDLLVTHEHTDHIKSVGILARRYPQLNVYANQPTWDAMLPTIGKVPVAQQHIFEMGALKSFADLDIQSFGVSHDAAAPQFYEFQHNGKTFVILTDTGYVSERLSAQISDADAYLFECNHDVEMLRMGMYPWPLKQRILGDKGHLSNEAGADGLMDVIGNRTKNVFLGHRSLHNNMKELCHLTVASMLKQHDFGVGHDFNLYDTEPDAALPLLSL
- a CDS encoding S1C family serine protease, whose product is MRQSNSLVKTAIVAVVAAVIGGGVVYGGVNLIGDSSSNGSVVNTKKSGTTEVSNVKVSTNSQVSNVFKHTKNAVVSVINLQSQSSSDDGGLSEFFGGSSSDSSSSSSGSSSSNLEEYSEGSGVIYKKSDGKAYIVTNNHVVSGSQKLEVILSDGTKLTAKKVGTDSVTDLAVLSIDADKVTQVASFGDSDSIKVGEPAIAIGSPLGSEYATSVTQGIISAKNRTVAVTDETTGQETGEATVIQTDAAINSGNSGGPLLNIQGQIIGINSMKLSSSGSSSTATVEGMGFAIPSNEVVKIIDQLVTNGKIVRPALGVSMADLSNISAAQQKSILELPASVTGGVVLMSVTSNAPAANAGLKKYDVITSLGGKKVTDSADLRTELYNHNVGDKVAVEYYRNGTKKSATITLNENTSQLKVTD
- the rlmH gene encoding 23S rRNA (pseudouridine(1915)-N(3))-methyltransferase RlmH translates to MNIKIIGVGKLKEKYLKQGIAEYAKRLDTFCKLELVEVADEKAPEKLSAAEMATVKEKEGARILAKIKEREYVYALAIEGKQRASEEFAAELDHLATYGHSAITFVIGGSLGLAPAVMKRSDDQLSFGKLTLPHQLMRLVLIEQVYRGFMINQGSPYHK
- a CDS encoding helix-turn-helix domain-containing protein — encoded protein: MNLGKQISAHRKKMGLSQDNLAAKIYVSRQTISNWETGRSYPDVENLLLLSTLFGTSLDELVKGDVPQMKQKISQAKFDRDAHGMLLFFVLAMVMVGWAVFLPIPWWWLLPVIFWLVSLFFGFRIEKVKHEKNIQTYQEIVAFMADQDLTKVRAKRNWVKDSLNKVVIMFIFAVVGGLIALISTLPYFLMH
- the pepI gene encoding proline iminopeptidase gives rise to the protein MKIEEGYMPFRGYKTYYRIVGEPSKDKAPLLLIHGGPGSSHNYFELMDDYAETGRQLIMYDQVGCGKSSLPEDESVYIKETWAEELVALRRYLHLDELHMLGQSWGGMLEMLYLTQYDQTGIKSVMIDGSPASIKLWTQEQHRLISYLSYEDREAIAEAERTGDFSGPKYLAANDRYMERYCWDDPDENSPEPLRRPTNGKRASLIAEGPNEFTENGTISDFEITDQLKKIHVPVLVTNGTDDLCTPLIAKSVYDHIPGAKWHLFANSRHLALLDQHDEFISVLDQWLAAND